One Aliidongia dinghuensis DNA segment encodes these proteins:
- a CDS encoding substrate-binding domain-containing protein, which translates to MVTGIVARPAAGAGWHGPPAGPAGAEDKRIAVVALDMRNDGVSGVVDGLTEAAGVLGWHLVVLDGAGDPTDLAAALRTAVAEDTAADGVVLVGLDAVRERPYYGAAAEARLLPLVGWHVGPQPGPVPSTPVAVNVTTDPRTVARLAAEAAISRSGGHAGVVILTDYQYAIAVAKARGIANRIRACAQCNLLELVNLPLTETGRRMPAEMARLLKQYGDALTDVLAINDLYFDDAVGELQQEGVPTDRLSLISAGDGSPSARDRIRRGFYQTATIAEPLELQAWQLLDELNRLMAHQPTSGFVAEPEVVTRADPEPEDPDFRASYRRIWQR; encoded by the coding sequence ATGGTCACGGGCATCGTCGCCCGCCCCGCTGCCGGTGCCGGCTGGCACGGCCCGCCGGCCGGCCCCGCGGGCGCCGAGGACAAGCGTATTGCGGTCGTCGCCCTGGACATGCGCAACGACGGGGTCAGCGGCGTTGTCGACGGCCTGACCGAGGCAGCAGGCGTCCTCGGCTGGCACCTCGTCGTGCTCGACGGTGCCGGCGATCCGACCGATCTCGCCGCCGCCCTCCGCACGGCGGTCGCGGAGGATACCGCTGCCGACGGTGTCGTGCTGGTCGGCCTCGATGCGGTGCGCGAGCGGCCCTATTACGGCGCCGCAGCCGAGGCGCGCCTCTTGCCGCTGGTCGGCTGGCATGTGGGCCCCCAGCCGGGCCCGGTGCCGAGCACACCGGTCGCCGTCAACGTCACGACCGATCCGCGCACGGTCGCCCGGCTCGCCGCGGAGGCGGCGATCAGCCGGTCGGGCGGGCATGCCGGCGTCGTCATCCTGACCGACTACCAGTATGCGATCGCCGTCGCCAAGGCGCGCGGCATAGCGAACCGCATCCGGGCCTGCGCCCAATGCAACCTGCTCGAGCTGGTCAACCTGCCGCTCACCGAGACCGGGCGGCGCATGCCGGCGGAGATGGCGCGTCTCTTGAAGCAATATGGCGATGCGCTGACCGACGTGCTGGCCATCAACGATCTCTATTTCGACGACGCCGTCGGGGAATTGCAGCAGGAGGGGGTGCCGACCGACCGGCTGTCGCTGATCTCGGCCGGCGACGGCAGCCCGAGCGCGCGCGACCGCATCCGCCGCGGCTTTTACCAGACCGCGACCATCGCCGAGCCCCTGGAGCTGCAGGCCTGGCAGCTGCTCGACGAGCTCAACCGGCTGATGGCCCATCAGCCGACGAGCGGCTTCGTCGCCGAGCCCGAGGTCGTCACCCGCGCCGATCCCGAGCCCGAAGACCCCGATTTCCGCGCGAGCTACCGGCGGATCTGGCAGCGCTGA
- a CDS encoding SDR family oxidoreductase — protein sequence MDLGLRGRKAIVCAASQGLGRASAMALGKEGVDLVINARGAAALEEAAEEIRRETGVRVTPVAGDITTSAGRDAVLAACPDPGILVNNAGGPPPGDFRNVSHEDWLAAVEANMLTPILLIRAVIDGMTARGFGRIVNITTSGVKSPATYPQLGVSIGVRAGLTGFAGVLARQVARHNVTINGLLPGRFETARLAQNLKFAAAEAGVDEAELAARLRAENPAGRFGRAEEFGQMCAFLCSAQAGYLNGQNIVLDGGAFSGLF from the coding sequence ATGGATCTTGGACTGCGTGGCCGCAAGGCCATCGTCTGCGCCGCCTCGCAAGGGCTGGGGCGCGCCTCGGCCATGGCGCTTGGCAAGGAGGGCGTCGATCTCGTCATCAACGCGCGCGGCGCGGCAGCCCTCGAAGAAGCCGCCGAGGAGATCCGCCGTGAAACGGGCGTCCGCGTCACGCCGGTCGCGGGCGACATCACCACCAGTGCGGGTCGGGACGCGGTGCTGGCCGCCTGCCCCGATCCCGGCATCCTCGTCAACAACGCCGGCGGCCCGCCGCCCGGCGATTTCCGCAACGTCAGCCATGAAGACTGGCTGGCCGCGGTCGAGGCCAACATGCTGACGCCGATCCTGCTCATCCGCGCGGTCATCGACGGCATGACGGCGCGCGGCTTCGGCCGGATCGTCAACATCACGACCTCGGGCGTGAAATCGCCGGCAACCTATCCGCAGCTCGGCGTGTCGATCGGCGTGCGCGCCGGCTTGACCGGCTTCGCAGGCGTACTCGCCCGTCAGGTGGCGCGCCACAACGTGACGATCAACGGTCTCCTGCCCGGCCGCTTCGAGACGGCACGGCTGGCCCAGAACCTGAAGTTCGCCGCCGCCGAGGCCGGCGTCGACGAGGCCGAGCTCGCCGCCCGGCTTCGGGCCGAGAACCCGGCCGGGCGCTTCGGCCGGGCGGAGGAATTCGGCCAGATGTGCGCGTTCCTGTGCAGCGCCCAGGCCGGCTATCTCAACGGCCAGAACATCGTGCTGGACGGCGGCGCCTTTTCCGGCCTGTTCTGA
- a CDS encoding LysR family transcriptional regulator, whose protein sequence is MMDWDHVKVLLALADAGSLRGAARALGIDQATAGRRLVALEAQLGTKLFVHTPSGYVVTAVGEAILPGARRMAAEALALGRRAAGTEAGLHGTVRIATGDGIARGLLMPALARLHARHPEIRTVLLTARTLVDIAHDEVDIAVRIVRPNDPELIVRRLGALTSRLYASVDYVARRGVPAPGGGFAGHDLILPYPAPAGPFHGEPIGAGRVVLETNSMLAAAEAAQQGLGIASLLEHLGDTDPSLVPLWPDRPQRHELWLVVHPDLARSARVRAVLDAIIEGWPAG, encoded by the coding sequence ATGATGGATTGGGATCATGTGAAGGTGCTCCTGGCACTCGCCGATGCCGGCTCGCTGCGCGGCGCCGCCCGGGCGCTCGGCATCGACCAGGCGACGGCCGGCCGGCGCCTGGTCGCATTAGAGGCGCAGCTGGGCACCAAACTGTTCGTCCACACGCCGTCCGGCTATGTCGTGACGGCGGTGGGCGAGGCGATCCTGCCCGGGGCGCGCCGGATGGCGGCAGAGGCGCTGGCGCTCGGCCGCCGCGCCGCCGGCACGGAGGCCGGGCTCCACGGCACCGTGCGCATCGCGACCGGCGACGGCATTGCCCGCGGCCTCCTGATGCCGGCGCTCGCCCGGCTTCACGCGCGCCATCCCGAGATCCGCACGGTGCTGCTGACCGCGCGCACGCTCGTCGATATCGCCCATGACGAGGTCGACATCGCCGTCCGCATCGTCCGCCCGAACGATCCGGAACTGATCGTGCGGCGGCTGGGGGCGCTCACGTCCCGGCTCTATGCCTCCGTCGACTATGTGGCGCGGCGCGGCGTGCCGGCGCCGGGCGGCGGCTTCGCCGGCCATGACCTGATCCTGCCGTACCCGGCGCCTGCCGGGCCGTTCCATGGCGAACCGATCGGCGCCGGCCGCGTCGTGCTCGAGACCAACTCCATGCTGGCGGCGGCCGAGGCGGCGCAGCAAGGCCTGGGCATCGCCTCGCTGCTCGAGCATCTGGGTGACACGGACCCGTCGCTCGTGCCGCTCTGGCCCGACCGGCCGCAGCGCCACGAGCTCTGGCTGGTGGTGCATCCCGATCTGGCGCGCTCGGCCCGCGTCCGCGCGGTGCTGGACGCGATCATCGAAGGCTGGCCCGCCGGGTGA
- a CDS encoding RidA family protein — protein MITIRNPKDRPAPEAYHHGVEVSGNNRTLYLAGQIGMLPDGTIPEGIEAQTRALYANLKAVLAEAGMDFSNIVKTTIFLTDPKNRPAFSAARTEATGGIKSASTLVYISGLFLPELLVEVEAIAVKEVGA, from the coding sequence ATGATCACGATCCGCAATCCGAAGGACCGGCCGGCGCCGGAGGCCTATCACCACGGCGTCGAGGTTTCGGGCAACAACCGTACGCTCTATCTCGCGGGGCAGATCGGCATGCTGCCCGATGGCACGATCCCCGAGGGCATCGAGGCGCAGACGCGCGCGCTCTATGCCAACCTGAAGGCGGTGCTGGCCGAGGCCGGCATGGATTTTTCCAATATCGTCAAGACGACCATTTTCCTGACCGACCCCAAGAACCGCCCCGCCTTCTCTGCCGCCCGCACCGAGGCGACCGGCGGGATCAAGAGCGCGTCCACCCTCGTCTATATCTCCGGGCTGTTCCTGCCGGAGCTGCTGGTCGAGGTCGAGGCGATCGCGGTGAAGGAGGTTGGCGCATAG
- a CDS encoding cupin domain-containing protein, translating to MSDDVGPRLVEIRRRHGLSQRALARKCGVTNATISLIESGAVSPSVGSLKRILDGIPIGLAEFFGFPLDDQERVFFTADQLVEIGEGGVSFRQILPDLKGRALQILHEHYQPGTDTGKVLLTHEGQEGGVVIRGRLEVQVGSVKRVLGPGDAYYFESSKPHRFRNVGDEVCEVVSACTPPSF from the coding sequence ATGAGCGACGACGTCGGCCCGCGCCTGGTCGAGATCCGGCGGCGGCACGGGCTTTCGCAGCGGGCGCTCGCGCGCAAGTGCGGCGTCACCAACGCCACGATCTCGCTGATCGAGAGCGGGGCCGTCAGCCCGTCGGTCGGCTCGCTGAAGCGCATCCTGGACGGCATCCCGATCGGCTTGGCCGAGTTCTTCGGCTTCCCGCTCGACGACCAGGAGCGCGTGTTCTTCACCGCCGACCAACTGGTCGAGATCGGCGAGGGCGGCGTGTCGTTCCGCCAGATCCTGCCGGACCTGAAAGGCCGCGCGCTGCAGATCCTGCACGAGCATTACCAGCCCGGCACCGACACCGGGAAAGTGCTGCTGACCCATGAAGGCCAGGAGGGCGGCGTCGTCATCCGCGGCCGGCTCGAGGTCCAGGTGGGATCCGTGAAGCGGGTGCTGGGGCCGGGCGACGCCTATTATTTCGAGAGCTCGAAGCCGCACCGCTTCCGCAACGTCGGCGACGAGGTCTGCGAAGTGGTGAGCGCCTGCACGCCACCGAGTTTCTGA
- a CDS encoding aspartate aminotransferase family protein: MSYAQMPNDLEAFWMPFTANRQFKAAPRLLVSAKDMHYVAADGHKVMDGAAGLWCVNAGHGRQKIVEAVQKQVAELDFAPTFQMGHPKAFEAASRVAALLPGDLDRIFFANSGSEAVDTALKIALAYHRARGEGSRTRLIGRERGYHGVGFGGISVGGIVNNRKFFGGLLTGVDHLPHTHNLEKNAYTKGEPEWGAHLADDLERIVALHDASTIAAVIVEPVAGSTGVLVPPKGYLKRLREICDKYGILLIFDEVITGFGRLGSAFASEHFGVLPDMVTMAKGLTNGVIPMAAVGVREPVFQAFMQGPENAMELFHGYTYSGHPIASAAAIATLDLYREEGLFERAASLAPYFEEAAHALKGLPHVIDIRNIGLVAGIELESRPGKVGARAYESLVKCFEQGLLIRTTGDIIALSPPLIIEKNQIDELFGILSKVLRDID; this comes from the coding sequence ATGTCCTATGCCCAGATGCCGAACGACCTCGAAGCCTTCTGGATGCCGTTCACGGCGAACCGCCAGTTCAAGGCGGCACCGCGCCTTCTGGTTTCGGCCAAGGACATGCACTACGTCGCGGCCGACGGCCACAAGGTGATGGACGGGGCCGCCGGCCTCTGGTGCGTCAACGCCGGCCACGGCCGGCAGAAGATCGTCGAGGCGGTGCAGAAACAGGTGGCCGAGCTCGACTTCGCGCCGACTTTCCAGATGGGTCATCCGAAGGCGTTCGAGGCGGCCTCGCGCGTGGCAGCATTGCTGCCGGGCGATCTCGACCGGATCTTCTTTGCCAATTCCGGGTCGGAGGCGGTCGACACCGCGCTCAAGATCGCGTTGGCCTACCACCGGGCGCGCGGCGAGGGCTCGCGGACCCGCCTCATCGGCCGCGAGCGCGGCTATCACGGCGTGGGCTTCGGCGGCATCTCGGTCGGCGGCATCGTCAACAACCGCAAGTTCTTCGGCGGGCTTTTGACCGGCGTCGACCACCTGCCGCACACCCATAACCTGGAAAAGAACGCCTATACCAAGGGCGAGCCGGAATGGGGTGCGCATCTGGCCGACGATCTCGAGCGGATCGTGGCGCTGCACGACGCCTCCACCATCGCCGCCGTGATCGTCGAGCCGGTCGCGGGCTCGACCGGCGTGCTGGTGCCGCCCAAGGGCTATCTGAAGCGGCTCCGCGAGATCTGCGACAAGTACGGCATCCTCCTGATCTTCGACGAGGTCATCACCGGCTTCGGGCGCCTGGGTTCTGCCTTTGCCTCGGAGCACTTCGGTGTGCTGCCGGACATGGTGACGATGGCCAAGGGCCTGACCAACGGCGTCATCCCAATGGCAGCGGTCGGCGTGCGCGAGCCGGTCTTCCAGGCCTTCATGCAGGGGCCGGAGAACGCCATGGAGCTGTTCCACGGCTATACCTATTCGGGCCATCCGATCGCGTCCGCCGCGGCGATCGCGACGCTCGACCTCTATCGCGAGGAGGGACTGTTCGAGCGCGCGGCATCGTTGGCGCCGTACTTCGAGGAAGCCGCCCACGCCTTGAAGGGCCTGCCGCACGTCATCGACATCCGCAACATCGGGCTCGTCGCCGGCATCGAGCTCGAATCGCGCCCGGGCAAGGTCGGCGCACGCGCTTACGAGTCGCTCGTCAAATGCTTCGAGCAAGGGCTGTTGATCCGCACGACCGGTGATATCATCGCGCTCTCGCCACCCTTGATCATCGAAAAGAATCAGATCGACGAACTGTTCGGCATTCTCTCCAAGGTGCTGCGCGACATCGACTGA
- the ald gene encoding alanine dehydrogenase, with translation MLIGVPKEIKSNENRVGLVPGSVRELVQHGHRVLVERGAGAAIGFSDEAYGAVGAELVATAADVFARAEMIVKVKEPQPSECAMLREGQILFTYLHLAADKAQAEALIRSQAVCIAYETVTDVRHGLPLLAPMSEVAGRMSIQVAAHCLETQQGGGGMLLGGVPGVPAAKVVILGGGVSGTNAARMAMGMEAHVTVIDRSLQRLNELDMQFGARLHTLFSTAENIERTVIDADAVIGAVLIPGAAAPKLVSRDMVRQMKQGAVMVDIAIDQGGCFETSRPTSHDKPTFIEHGVVHYCVTNMPGAVARTSTVALNNATLPFVISLADRGWKRALRHDPHLKDGLNIAFGRVTHEAVAHALGYHYLVPDEVLAD, from the coding sequence ATGCTGATCGGCGTTCCAAAAGAGATAAAAAGCAACGAGAACCGGGTCGGCCTGGTGCCGGGCTCCGTGCGCGAGCTGGTGCAGCACGGTCACCGGGTGCTGGTCGAGCGCGGCGCCGGCGCCGCCATCGGCTTTTCCGACGAGGCCTATGGCGCGGTCGGCGCGGAGCTCGTCGCCACGGCGGCTGACGTCTTCGCGCGCGCCGAGATGATCGTGAAGGTGAAGGAGCCGCAGCCGAGCGAATGCGCCATGCTGCGCGAGGGGCAGATCCTGTTCACCTATCTGCACCTGGCGGCGGACAAGGCGCAGGCGGAGGCGCTGATCCGGTCCCAGGCCGTCTGCATCGCGTACGAGACGGTGACCGATGTGCGCCACGGCTTGCCGCTGCTCGCACCCATGAGCGAGGTCGCCGGCCGCATGTCGATCCAGGTCGCAGCCCATTGCCTGGAAACCCAGCAGGGCGGCGGCGGCATGCTCCTGGGCGGCGTGCCCGGCGTGCCGGCGGCCAAGGTCGTGATCCTGGGCGGCGGTGTGTCCGGCACCAATGCCGCGCGCATGGCCATGGGCATGGAGGCCCATGTGACCGTGATCGACCGGTCGCTGCAGCGGCTGAACGAACTCGACATGCAGTTCGGCGCCCGGCTGCACACGCTGTTCTCGACCGCCGAGAACATCGAGCGCACCGTCATCGATGCCGACGCGGTGATCGGCGCGGTGCTGATCCCTGGGGCGGCGGCGCCCAAGCTCGTCAGCCGCGACATGGTGCGCCAGATGAAGCAGGGCGCGGTCATGGTCGATATCGCGATCGACCAGGGCGGCTGCTTCGAGACCTCGCGGCCGACCAGCCACGACAAGCCGACCTTCATCGAGCACGGCGTCGTGCATTACTGCGTCACGAACATGCCGGGCGCCGTCGCTCGCACCTCGACCGTGGCGCTCAACAACGCGACCCTGCCGTTCGTCATCTCCCTCGCCGACCGGGGCTGGAAGCGCGCGCTCAGACATGACCCGCACCTCAAGGACGGGCTCAACATCGCGTTCGGCCGGGTGACCCACGAAGCCGTTGCTCATGCGCTCGGTTACCATTATCTCGTGCCGGACGAGGTTTTGGCCGATTGA
- a CDS encoding SDR family oxidoreductase has product MRVTVLAATGRLGQALVRHLRAEGHAVIAVGRDPAKLTTLPEDVVRRVADFGDATALKVALADATCIVSCANAAHVPAILAALPAPLPERLVLMGSTRRFSAVPDATAEHVRRAEALLAELPVPSVMLLASLIYGAGGSVVDGLAARLRRSRFLPLPRGGRSLVQPIHIDDVAAALVAAIVRDAAPGAPIVIAGPAPMSYGAMVRTIARSIGRPVVILALPGWLFSGLGRLLALVPGLAGLGGSLRRLVEDKAYDIGEMRRRLGVSPRAFEIGGPR; this is encoded by the coding sequence ATGCGGGTCACGGTACTGGCGGCGACGGGGCGCCTGGGGCAGGCGCTCGTCCGGCATCTGCGTGCCGAGGGGCACGCGGTCATCGCCGTCGGCCGTGACCCGGCGAAACTAACGACCCTGCCTGAGGACGTGGTCCGCCGCGTCGCGGATTTCGGCGACGCGACGGCACTCAAGGTGGCGCTCGCCGATGCGACGTGCATCGTCAGCTGTGCCAATGCCGCCCATGTGCCGGCAATCCTTGCGGCCCTGCCGGCGCCCTTGCCGGAGCGGCTCGTGCTCATGGGCTCGACCCGGCGGTTTTCCGCCGTACCCGATGCCACGGCCGAGCATGTGCGGCGGGCCGAGGCGCTGCTCGCGGAGCTGCCGGTGCCGAGCGTGATGCTGCTGGCGAGCCTGATCTACGGTGCCGGCGGCAGTGTCGTCGACGGGCTGGCGGCCCGGCTTCGCCGGTCGCGCTTCCTGCCGCTGCCGCGCGGCGGCCGCTCGCTGGTCCAGCCGATCCATATCGACGACGTGGCGGCGGCGCTCGTGGCCGCGATCGTGCGCGACGCGGCGCCGGGCGCGCCCATTGTCATCGCCGGCCCCGCGCCGATGAGCTATGGCGCCATGGTGCGCACCATCGCGCGCAGCATCGGCCGGCCGGTCGTCATTCTGGCGCTGCCGGGCTGGCTGTTCTCCGGTTTGGGCCGGCTCCTGGCGCTGGTGCCCGGGCTCGCGGGCCTGGGCGGCAGCCTGCGCCGGCTGGTCGAGGACAAGGCCTACGACATCGGCGAGATGCGCCGCCGCCTCGGCGTCTCGCCACGCGCCTTCGAGATCGGCGGGCCGCGCTAG
- the cobB gene encoding Sir2 family NAD+-dependent deacetylase, giving the protein MADMQSIVILTGAGISRESGLATFRDADGIWATVRIEDVATPEAFRRNPARVQAFYNARRRQLLDPAVQPNAAHIALARLERDWPGPVLVVTQNIDDLHERAGTRGLLHMHGELLKARCTGCGRVVPVTEELTQDFACAGCDGTGSLRPDVVWFGEMPMHMAEIEQALAQADLFVSIGTSGNVYPAAGFVDEARRAGARTVELNLEPSEGARLFDEARHGPATELVPAFVEELLRA; this is encoded by the coding sequence ATGGCCGACATGCAATCGATCGTCATCCTGACCGGCGCCGGCATCAGCCGCGAGTCGGGGCTCGCGACCTTTCGCGATGCCGATGGCATCTGGGCGACCGTCAGGATCGAGGATGTCGCGACCCCCGAGGCGTTCCGGCGCAATCCTGCGCGGGTCCAGGCCTTCTACAATGCCCGGCGGCGCCAGTTGCTCGACCCCGCGGTCCAGCCGAACGCAGCCCATATCGCCCTCGCCCGGCTGGAGCGAGACTGGCCCGGCCCGGTGCTGGTCGTCACCCAGAACATCGACGACCTGCACGAACGCGCCGGTACCCGTGGGCTGCTGCACATGCACGGCGAGCTCCTGAAGGCGCGCTGCACCGGCTGCGGCCGTGTCGTGCCGGTGACCGAGGAGCTGACCCAGGATTTCGCCTGCGCCGGCTGCGATGGCACGGGCTCGCTCCGGCCCGACGTCGTCTGGTTCGGCGAGATGCCGATGCACATGGCGGAGATCGAGCAGGCGCTTGCTCAGGCGGACCTGTTCGTCTCGATCGGCACGTCCGGCAACGTCTATCCGGCCGCGGGCTTTGTCGACGAGGCGCGCCGCGCCGGCGCGCGCACGGTCGAGCTCAACCTCGAGCCGTCCGAGGGGGCCAGGCTGTTCGACGAGGCGCGGCACGGCCCCGCGACCGAGCTGGTCCCGGCGTTCGTCGAGGAGCTGCTGCGGGCCTAG
- a CDS encoding uracil-DNA glycosylase family protein, with protein MPQEDALAQTLADIRACRECESQLPLGPRPVIRASVTARLLIIAQAPGTRVHETGLSFNDRSGDRLRDWLGVSRDEFYDESRIAIMGMGFCYPGVDRHGGDLPPRPECAPLWHPRVLPLLPAIELTLLIGLHAHQRYLPETKRLSVSERVARWREQPADRFVLPHPSWRNTGWLKRNPWFTDELLPVLRLRVRAVLDGVVLNERG; from the coding sequence GTGCCCCAAGAAGATGCCCTCGCCCAGACCCTTGCCGACATCCGCGCCTGCCGCGAGTGCGAGAGCCAACTGCCCTTGGGGCCGCGGCCGGTCATCCGGGCGAGCGTCACGGCGCGGCTCCTCATCATCGCCCAGGCACCCGGCACACGCGTGCACGAGACAGGGCTCTCGTTCAACGACCGCAGCGGCGACCGGTTGCGCGACTGGCTGGGGGTGAGCCGGGACGAGTTCTATGACGAAAGCCGTATCGCGATCATGGGGATGGGCTTCTGCTATCCGGGCGTCGACCGGCACGGCGGCGACCTGCCGCCCCGGCCGGAATGCGCGCCGCTCTGGCACCCGCGCGTGCTGCCGCTGCTGCCGGCGATCGAGCTCACGCTCCTCATCGGCCTGCACGCGCATCAGCGCTACCTGCCCGAGACGAAGCGGCTCAGCGTGAGCGAGCGGGTCGCCCGCTGGCGCGAGCAGCCGGCGGACCGCTTCGTGCTGCCGCATCCGAGCTGGCGCAACACGGGCTGGCTGAAGCGCAATCCCTGGTTCACGGACGAGCTGCTGCCGGTCTTGCGCCTCCGCGTGCGAGCCGTGCTGGACGGTGTCGTGCTGAACGAGCGGGGCTGA